The following proteins are encoded in a genomic region of Bernardetia sp. MNP-M8:
- the rlmD gene encoding 23S rRNA (uracil(1939)-C(5))-methyltransferase RlmD: MGRRKNKNRIIENVVILDAGAEGKCIARPEEAEGRVVFVTGVVPKDVVDLRITKQRKSYWEGTVVKFHSYSDERVEPFCQHFGICGGCKWQHLSYERQLFYKEKQVKDNLERLAKIELPKITPILASENTRFYRNKLEFTFSSRRWLTSEQIATGQDFDNRALGFHIPGRYDKLVDLNECYLQAEPSNSIRLAVNKYAREHDLEFYNVMAFEGLLRNLMIRNSQTTSDLMVMLQVTAFNEEVEKLMQFIKTSFPEITSLQYVVNTKRNDTFQDLDIVCFAGKDYITETMEGLEFRIQAKSFYQTNSIQAYNLYKITRDFAQLTGDEVVYDLYTGTGTIANFVAKQAKQVIGVEYIEPAIEDAKINSKLNGIDNTLFYAGDMKDVLNEEFLNKHARPDVILTDPPRAGMHPDVINMLLRIGAKRIVYVSCNPATQARDLQLLDEKYAVKAIQPVDMFPQTHHVENVVLLELK; encoded by the coding sequence ATGGGAAGAAGAAAAAATAAAAATCGAATTATAGAAAACGTTGTCATTCTTGATGCAGGAGCAGAAGGAAAATGTATTGCAAGACCAGAAGAAGCAGAAGGAAGAGTTGTTTTTGTTACAGGAGTAGTTCCTAAAGATGTGGTCGATTTACGAATCACAAAGCAACGAAAAAGTTATTGGGAAGGCACAGTTGTAAAATTTCATTCTTATTCTGATGAAAGAGTAGAACCTTTTTGTCAGCACTTTGGGATTTGTGGAGGTTGTAAATGGCAACATTTGAGCTATGAAAGACAGCTTTTTTATAAAGAAAAGCAAGTAAAAGATAATTTAGAACGTCTTGCAAAAATCGAATTACCAAAAATAACACCTATTCTAGCATCAGAAAACACTAGGTTTTATAGAAATAAATTAGAATTTACATTTTCTTCTCGTCGTTGGCTTACCAGCGAACAAATAGCAACAGGACAAGATTTTGATAATCGTGCTTTGGGTTTTCATATTCCAGGGCGTTATGACAAACTTGTAGATCTGAACGAATGTTATCTACAAGCCGAGCCTTCAAATTCTATTCGTTTGGCAGTCAATAAATATGCTAGAGAACATGATTTAGAATTTTATAATGTAATGGCTTTTGAAGGTCTGTTGAGAAATTTGATGATTCGAAATTCTCAGACAACATCAGATTTGATGGTTATGTTACAGGTTACAGCATTTAATGAAGAGGTAGAAAAGTTAATGCAATTTATAAAGACCTCTTTTCCTGAGATTACATCTTTACAATATGTTGTAAACACAAAGAGGAATGATACTTTCCAAGATTTGGATATTGTTTGTTTTGCTGGAAAAGATTATATTACTGAAACGATGGAAGGATTAGAATTCAGAATTCAAGCTAAATCATTCTATCAAACTAACTCTATTCAAGCGTATAATTTATACAAAATTACTAGAGATTTTGCACAGCTTACAGGCGATGAAGTCGTTTATGACCTTTATACAGGAACAGGAACAATAGCAAACTTTGTAGCCAAACAAGCCAAACAAGTAATTGGAGTAGAATATATCGAACCAGCCATTGAAGATGCAAAAATCAATTCTAAATTAAATGGAATTGATAATACACTTTTTTATGCAGGCGACATGAAAGATGTTTTGAATGAAGAGTTTTTGAATAAACACGCTCGTCCAGATGTAATTTTGACCGACCCACCACGAGCAGGAATGCACCCAGATGTAATCAATATGCTTTTGAGAATTGGAGCAAAACGCATTGTTTATGTGAGTTGTAATCCAGCTACACAAGCACGAGATTTGCAGCTTTTGGATGAAAAATATGCTGTAAAAGCCATTCAACCTGTTGATATGTTTCCACAGACACATCATGTGGAAAATGTGGTTTTGTTGGAATTGAAGTAA
- a CDS encoding DEAD/DEAH box helicase gives MEKTTEKTVESTEVTLKFTDMNLSDEVKRAVESMGFESPSPIQAEAIPHLLEGRDVIGQAQTGTGKTAAFGIPLIERIIKANENSEFDRNSRLPKGIILCPTRELAVQVAGELEKLAKYRKDIFVTAIYGGESIEKQIRNLKRGVQIVVGTPGRTIDHIKRGTLKLEEITNIILDEADEMLNMGFKEDIELILEQITTEHQTVLFSATMPKPILQIAKKYQNNPEIVKVISKELTSDNIEQSFLPINPNYKTDVLVRLLAYNGWESMLIFCNTKQRTDEVAETLIQKGYAAEALHGDLAQHQRNLVMNKFRHGRVQILVATDVAARGIDVDNVEAVINYDVPLDPEYYVHRIGRTGRAGNKGVSITFISGRREVYRLNDIERYSKSKISQGTIPTQQEVLAKKQLRFMENLKATINDEKKAEELEGFTALIEMLEIEGITPKQVAAAVLSLQISNKPTDRLSEADIFDSGDRRRDGRGGRNDRGGRDRGGRNDRRGGGRDRGSRNSSRRDDRGGSRDRNDRGSRPSYKDRGDRADMVRLRIDLGATENVRKGDILGAIAGETGMRGDKIGAIRVNEKESFVEVPQSDVDNIIRVMNKSKIKGKKVEFEKA, from the coding sequence ATGGAAAAGACAACAGAAAAAACAGTTGAATCAACAGAAGTAACATTGAAATTTACAGACATGAATTTGTCTGACGAAGTAAAACGTGCTGTTGAATCTATGGGATTTGAATCTCCATCACCTATTCAAGCAGAAGCAATTCCTCATTTATTGGAAGGAAGAGATGTAATTGGACAAGCACAAACAGGAACAGGTAAAACAGCTGCATTTGGTATTCCTCTTATTGAAAGAATCATCAAAGCAAATGAAAACAGCGAATTTGATAGAAATTCAAGATTACCAAAAGGAATTATTTTATGTCCTACTCGTGAACTTGCTGTTCAGGTAGCAGGAGAATTAGAAAAATTAGCAAAATACCGTAAAGATATTTTTGTAACAGCTATTTATGGAGGCGAATCTATTGAAAAACAAATTCGTAATCTTAAAAGAGGTGTTCAAATCGTAGTAGGAACTCCAGGTCGTACAATTGACCATATCAAAAGAGGAACTTTAAAGCTAGAAGAAATTACAAACATAATTTTGGATGAAGCTGATGAGATGCTTAATATGGGATTCAAAGAAGATATTGAATTGATTTTAGAGCAAATCACAACTGAACACCAAACAGTTTTGTTTTCTGCTACAATGCCAAAACCAATTCTTCAAATTGCTAAAAAATACCAAAACAATCCAGAAATTGTAAAGGTAATTAGCAAAGAATTGACAAGTGATAATATCGAACAATCATTCTTACCAATTAATCCGAATTATAAAACTGATGTTTTAGTTCGTTTGTTGGCTTACAATGGTTGGGAATCAATGCTTATTTTCTGTAACACAAAACAGAGAACAGATGAAGTAGCTGAAACACTTATTCAAAAAGGATATGCAGCAGAGGCATTACACGGAGATTTAGCTCAACACCAACGTAACTTGGTAATGAATAAATTTCGTCATGGTCGTGTTCAGATTTTGGTAGCAACAGATGTAGCTGCTCGTGGAATTGATGTTGATAATGTAGAGGCAGTTATTAATTATGATGTGCCTTTAGACCCTGAGTATTATGTTCACCGTATTGGTCGTACAGGTCGTGCAGGAAATAAAGGTGTTTCGATTACATTTATTTCTGGTCGTAGAGAAGTATATCGTTTGAATGATATTGAGCGTTATTCTAAGTCTAAAATTTCTCAAGGAACAATTCCTACTCAACAAGAAGTTTTGGCTAAGAAGCAATTACGTTTTATGGAAAACTTGAAAGCAACTATCAATGATGAGAAAAAAGCTGAAGAATTAGAAGGCTTTACTGCTCTTATTGAGATGCTAGAAATAGAAGGAATCACTCCAAAACAAGTAGCTGCTGCTGTTTTGAGTCTTCAAATTTCAAATAAACCTACTGACCGTCTTTCAGAAGCTGATATTTTTGACAGTGGAGACAGAAGAAGAGATGGACGTGGTGGAAGAAATGACAGAGGTGGACGTGATAGAGGTGGACGTAACGACCGTAGAGGTGGTGGACGTGATAGAGGAAGTCGCAATTCTTCTCGTCGTGATGACAGAGGTGGAAGTCGTGACCGTAACGATAGAGGAAGCCGTCCTTCTTACAAAGACCGTGGCGACCGTGCTGATATGGTTCGTTTACGTATTGACTTGGGTGCAACTGAAAATGTACGTAAAGGCGATATCTTAGGAGCAATTGCAGGAGAAACAGGAATGCGTGGTGACAAAATCGGTGCTATTCGTGTAAATGAAAAAGAATCTTTTGTAGAAGTACCACAATCTGACGTTGATAACATCATCAGAGTAATGAACAAATCTAAAATCAAAGGTAAAAAAGTAGAGTTTGAAAAAGCTTAG
- a CDS encoding response regulator transcription factor has translation MHNILLAEDDHNLGQILSEYLEIKGFGVTLARDGKEALDAFFKEDNVFDICILDVMMPNIDGFTAAKEIRKIDKHTPIVFLTAKGMKEDRIEGLQIGADDYMTKPFSMEELLLRVQAILRRTIVADSSPALRKFNIGELLFDYDAQLLKTNNGEETKLTSKETELLRMLCENKNQTLERSKALNEIWGDDNYFNARSMDVYVTKLRKYLRADAHLKILNVHGTGFKLVELDESSIS, from the coding sequence ATGCACAATATATTGTTAGCCGAAGACGACCATAATTTAGGTCAAATTTTAAGCGAGTATTTAGAAATCAAAGGATTTGGTGTTACACTTGCCAGAGATGGAAAAGAAGCATTAGACGCATTTTTTAAAGAAGATAACGTTTTTGACATCTGTATCTTAGACGTAATGATGCCAAATATAGATGGCTTTACGGCAGCTAAAGAAATTAGAAAAATAGATAAGCATACACCTATTGTATTCTTGACTGCAAAAGGAATGAAAGAAGACCGTATAGAAGGACTTCAAATTGGAGCAGATGATTATATGACAAAGCCATTTTCGATGGAAGAATTACTTCTTCGTGTACAGGCTATTTTGCGTCGTACTATTGTTGCAGATAGCTCTCCAGCACTTCGTAAATTCAATATTGGTGAACTTCTTTTTGATTATGATGCTCAACTTCTCAAAACAAACAATGGAGAAGAAACAAAACTCACTTCAAAAGAAACTGAGCTTTTACGTATGCTTTGTGAGAACAAAAACCAAACTTTGGAACGCTCAAAGGCCTTAAATGAAATTTGGGGCGACGATAATTATTTCAATGCTCGTAGTATGGATGTTTATGTAACAAAATTACGTAAATATCTTCGTGCAGATGCTCATCTCAAAATTTTGAATGTTCACGGAACAGGATTTAAATTAGTAGAACTTGATGAGAGTTCTATTTCATAA
- a CDS encoding GNAT family protein, with translation MKKWLSPVTLEGNLVQLIPLSRSHKKELLEATSDGELWNLWFTSVPSQEKMDIYLDFAFSEQEANRALPFAIIDKKTGKIIGSTRFCNVVESNKRVEIGYTWYSKSYQRTGINTECKYLLLQYAFEKLECIAVEFRTSWHNQASRKAIARLGAKQDGILRNHQIASNGTLRDTVVFSIINIEWQGVKKLLDFEMSRKR, from the coding sequence ATGAAAAAATGGCTTTCTCCTGTTACTTTAGAAGGAAATTTAGTGCAACTAATTCCTCTTTCACGTTCTCATAAAAAAGAACTTTTAGAGGCTACATCTGATGGAGAGTTATGGAACTTGTGGTTTACTTCTGTTCCTTCTCAAGAAAAAATGGATATTTATTTAGATTTTGCTTTTTCAGAACAAGAAGCAAATAGAGCTTTGCCTTTTGCTATTATTGACAAAAAAACAGGGAAAATAATTGGCTCTACTCGTTTTTGTAATGTTGTAGAATCTAATAAAAGAGTAGAAATTGGTTATACGTGGTACTCAAAAAGCTATCAAAGAACAGGAATAAATACCGAATGCAAATATTTATTGTTGCAATATGCTTTTGAAAAATTAGAATGTATTGCTGTGGAGTTTCGCACAAGTTGGCACAACCAAGCATCAAGAAAAGCAATAGCAAGACTAGGCGCAAAACAAGATGGCATTTTGAGAAATCATCAAATTGCTTCAAATGGAACGTTGAGAGATACAGTTGTTTTTTCGATTATCAATATTGAATGGCAAGGTGTGAAAAAACTATTGGACTTTGAGATGAGTAGGAAAAGGTAA
- the ftsZ gene encoding cell division protein FtsZ: MMSDVTNYNFGTEPSIIKVIGVGGGGGNAVAHMYLHGIKGVDFYICNTDIQALDLSPVPNKVQIGKTLTQGLGAGANPERGRSAALESKEDIKTILGDNTKMLFITAGMGGGTGTGAAPVIAEIAQSLGVLTVGIVTAPFSFEGRPKRVRAQEGVNALREHCDTVLVILNDRLRDVYGKASMREAFRQADNVLLKGAKSIAEIITVSGTINVDFEDVRTVMQGAGAAVMGSSTAEGENRARRAAEGAISSPLLNNTNIFGAKYILLSIVIGNEEEFQMDELEEVTDYVQEQAGDDAEIIFGQATDETLGDSISVTIIATGFEHSEDLPPERPERKVYDLTSNKRIKNRIEVKDYEKKDFFEEREKQETVQQNRVETPIQKQPVEETKPVYTEPKKNDKIIFSLEDDYFNEDDSKKKITNQAPQNTPAVSAYGYMNQHSQNSSSQQNTNQQNTNSSSDSNQSNGNYASQNTVTQNQVAEKRVEQQRPVSVPTKSLSDLSDEELQERRDVPAYLRRNIKLKEMPHSSESSSSRYKVDEDNELLGGNRFLHDNVD, encoded by the coding sequence ATGATGTCAGACGTTACAAATTATAATTTCGGAACAGAACCTTCAATCATCAAAGTAATTGGTGTTGGTGGTGGTGGTGGCAACGCTGTTGCACATATGTATTTGCATGGAATAAAAGGAGTAGATTTTTATATCTGTAATACAGATATACAAGCACTTGATTTGAGTCCTGTTCCAAACAAAGTACAGATAGGAAAAACACTTACACAAGGACTAGGCGCAGGAGCAAATCCTGAACGTGGTAGAAGTGCTGCTCTTGAAAGTAAAGAAGATATAAAAACAATATTAGGAGATAATACCAAAATGCTTTTTATTACTGCTGGAATGGGTGGTGGTACAGGTACAGGTGCAGCTCCAGTAATTGCCGAAATTGCTCAAAGTTTGGGTGTCTTGACTGTCGGAATTGTAACTGCTCCATTTAGCTTTGAAGGCAGACCTAAGCGAGTAAGAGCGCAAGAAGGTGTAAATGCACTTCGTGAACATTGTGATACTGTATTAGTGATCTTAAACGATCGTTTGAGAGATGTATATGGAAAGGCTTCTATGCGTGAAGCATTCCGTCAGGCTGATAATGTTCTCTTGAAAGGAGCAAAATCTATTGCTGAAATTATTACTGTTTCAGGTACAATCAACGTCGATTTTGAAGATGTTCGTACTGTTATGCAGGGTGCAGGTGCTGCTGTTATGGGTTCATCTACTGCTGAAGGGGAAAACAGAGCAAGACGTGCAGCTGAAGGAGCTATTTCTTCTCCTCTTCTTAATAATACCAATATTTTTGGGGCAAAATATATCTTGCTTTCTATTGTTATTGGAAATGAAGAAGAATTCCAAATGGATGAACTTGAAGAAGTTACTGATTACGTACAAGAACAAGCTGGCGACGATGCAGAGATTATCTTTGGTCAAGCAACTGACGAAACCCTTGGAGACAGTATCAGCGTTACTATCATTGCTACTGGTTTTGAGCATTCAGAAGATTTGCCACCAGAAAGACCTGAACGTAAAGTATATGACCTTACAAGTAACAAAAGAATTAAAAATAGAATCGAAGTAAAAGACTACGAGAAAAAAGATTTTTTTGAAGAAAGGGAAAAACAAGAAACAGTTCAACAAAACCGAGTAGAAACACCAATTCAAAAGCAGCCTGTTGAAGAAACTAAACCTGTTTATACAGAGCCTAAGAAGAATGATAAAATAATTTTTAGTTTGGAAGATGATTATTTTAATGAAGACGATTCAAAAAAAAAAATAACTAATCAAGCACCACAAAATACGCCTGCCGTAAGTGCTTATGGTTATATGAATCAGCATTCTCAAAACTCTAGTAGTCAGCAGAATACGAATCAGCAAAATACAAATTCATCTTCTGATTCAAATCAGAGTAATGGAAATTATGCTTCTCAAAATACAGTTACTCAAAATCAAGTAGCAGAGAAAAGAGTTGAACAACAACGTCCAGTTTCTGTTCCTACCAAAAGTCTTTCTGATTTGAGTGATGAAGAATTACAAGAACGTAGAGATGTTCCTGCTTATCTTCGTAGAAATATTAAACTCAAAGAAATGCCTCATTCATCAGAATCTTCTAGTTCTCGTTATAAAGTAGATGAAGATAATGAGCTTTTGGGAGGAAATCGTTTTTTACACGATAATGTGGATTAA